The stretch of DNA CAACAGGAAGCGGCGTTGGCCGCCGAGTGCCGCCGGCTGCTCGGCCTGCCGGCCCTCGACCTGGTGGCCGACTGCATCCGGGTGCCGGTGCTCCACGGCCAGGCCGCCGCGCTCTGGCTGGACTGCGCCGAGCCGGTCGACCGAGCCGAACTCCTCGCCCTGCTCGGCGAGTTGCCCGGTGCGGCCGTCCACCACGGCACCGCCCCCGACCCGACCGCCGACGCCCCGCACGACTTGGTGCAGGTGAGCCGGGTCCGCGCGCCCGGCGACGGCACGGCCCTGCTCTGGCTGACCGGCGACCAGCTGCGGCTCACCGCACTGAACCTGCTCCGCACCGCCGGGCTGCTCCCCGCAGCCCCGCCCGCCCAGCGGCTCAGACGGCCAGATCCAGCTCGTCCTGGTCCATGAAGCGCACCGTCCAATCGATGAACGTCTGCATCTCCCGGGTGAGTTGCTTGCCCTTGCGCCAGGCGATCTGGGTGAAGACCTCGAACGGCGGGGTCCAGTCCAGCACCGAGAGCGTACGGGCGGCGACCTCGTCGGCGACCGCCATCGCGGGCAGCACGCTGACCCCGAGGCCGGCCGAGACGCCACGCTTGATCGACTCGATGTTGCCGAACTCCAGCATCGGCACGGGCGCCCGCTCGGGGCCGTTGAGCTCGGCCTCGAACAGCTCCCGGTAGGCGCAGCCCGCCTCCGGGGCGAGGATGCGCGTACCGCGCAGGTCATCGGTGGCCAGGCCCTTCGCCCCGACCAGCGCGTGCTCGGGGGCGGCCACCGCGACCAGCCGCTCCGGCCCGAGCACCTCGGTCTCGACCCCCTGGTGCCTGGTCTCGGCCTCCATCAGGAAGCCCATGTCGAACGCGCCCTGCCGCAGCGCCTCGCAGGTCTCCAGGCAGGAGCTGGGCCGCAGCGCGAGCTGCAGCCTCGGGTAACGGTGGTGGAAGAACTCCAGCACCGGCGGCATCCGGTACGAGGTGAGGCTCTCCATGGTGCCGATGGTCAGCACCCCGGAGGGCTCCGCCCACCCGACCGTGTTCGCCCGGGCCTCGTCCACCAGACCGAGGATCCGGTCGGCGTACGGGAGCAGGCGCTCGCCCTCGGGGGTGAGCCGGATCTTGCCGGGCAGCCGCTCGAAGAGCTCGACGCCGAGCGAGAGTTCCAGGCCCTTGATCTGGGCCGTCACGCTGGACTGCGCGTACTTCAGCTCCGCCGCGGCGCGGGTGAAGCTGAGCACCGTCGCGGCCCGGTGGAAGGTGGTGAGCTGCTTGATCTCCATGACCGGCCCGTCACTGCCAGCCCATGTCGGCCACCACCGGGGCGGAGGCCACCCCGCTGGTGGTCGCGGCGTCGGCGACGGCCACCGGGTGGCCGGAACCGGCCGGGGCGGCGGCGGTCGCAGCGGCACCGATCGGCAGCAGAAGAGCCCCGGTAACGCCGGCGACAACGGCAGATTTCTTGACGATCTCGACAATTCGGGCACGCAGCATGATGGTCTTCCTCGCTTTCCGGGTGGGCGGTCGCCCCCGCCGAGAACAAGGATCATCGCAGGTCAGCACGGTGTGAAGAGAGAACGGATGGCCCAAATGGGCCCTGGCCCAAATGGGC from Kitasatospora sp. MMS16-BH015 encodes:
- a CDS encoding LysR family transcriptional regulator is translated as MEIKQLTTFHRAATVLSFTRAAAELKYAQSSVTAQIKGLELSLGVELFERLPGKIRLTPEGERLLPYADRILGLVDEARANTVGWAEPSGVLTIGTMESLTSYRMPPVLEFFHHRYPRLQLALRPSSCLETCEALRQGAFDMGFLMEAETRHQGVETEVLGPERLVAVAAPEHALVGAKGLATDDLRGTRILAPEAGCAYRELFEAELNGPERAPVPMLEFGNIESIKRGVSAGLGVSVLPAMAVADEVAARTLSVLDWTPPFEVFTQIAWRKGKQLTREMQTFIDWTVRFMDQDELDLAV